From a single Nicotiana tomentosiformis chromosome 2, ASM39032v3, whole genome shotgun sequence genomic region:
- the LOC104093268 gene encoding DAG protein, chloroplastic: protein MLKSKEGSKQQEEYLFLNSKFCIEIQAPPYPIHFHTNTESAPISTPMASLNIPPFSKTLHPNSQFQNLPKTPTFLLSLSSYPFVSTSLSSIPLGKSSRLPVVRAISDGEYSSKRSSSSEERETIMLPGCDYNHWLIVMEFPKDPAPTREQMIDTYLNTLATVLGSMEEAKKNMYAFSTTTYTGFQCTVSEETSEKFKGLPGVLWVLPDSYIDVKNKDYGGDKYINGEIIPCQYPTYQPKQNNRTRSKSKAYVRRRDGPPPERTRQEAAPESSS from the exons ATGTTGAAGAGCAAAGAGGGATCTAAGCAGCAAGAAGAGTATCTTTTTCTCAATTCCAAATTTTGTATTGAAATCCAAGCCCCCCCTTATCCCATTCATTTTCACACAAACACAGAGAGTGCCCCTATCTCTACTCCCATGGCATCTCTCAATATTCCTCCTTTCTCCAAAACCCTACACCCTAACTCTCAATTCCAAAACCTCCCTAAAACCCCAACTTTTCTCCTCTCACTTTCCTCCTACCCTTTTGTCAGCACCTCTCTCTCTTCAATTCCACTAGGAAAAAGTTCAAGACTCCCAGTTGTAAGAGCCATTTCTGATGGGGAATACTCTTCTAAGAGGAGCAGTAGCAGCGAGGAAAGGGAGACTATTATGTTACCTGGCTGTGACTATAACCATTGGCTTATTGTCATGGAGTTCCCTAAGGACCCTGCTCCTACTAGAGAACAGATGATTGACACTTATCTCAACACCCTTGCCACTGTTCTTGGCAG TATGGAGGAGGCAAAGAAGAACATGTATGCCTTTAGTACTACCACTTACACTGGATTTCAGTGCACCGTGTCTGAAGAAACATCAGAAAAGTTTAAGG GTCTACCTGGAGTTCTGTGGGTCCTGCCTGATTCTTACATAGATGTGAAGAACAAGGACTATGGAG GAGATAAGTACATCAATGGAGAGATAATTCCTTGCCAGTATCCTACTTACCAGCCCAAGCAGAATAACAGGACTAGAAGCAAGAGTAAAGCATATGTAAGAAGGAGAGATGGTCCTCCTCCTGAACGAACAAGACAAGAAGCAGCTCCTGAATCTTCCTCCTAA